The SAR202 cluster bacterium genome has a window encoding:
- a CDS encoding flotillin family protein — protein sequence MAGFHKVGPNEALIVSGGTKLRKIKVGGRSFVIPILEKPQVLSLEVMTLNVVTERVYTQEGVAVSVDGVAQVKVGRSEEAIRTAAEQFLGKSRRKSRASLCRPLRASSAPSWAQ from the coding sequence ATGGCCGGTTTTCACAAGGTAGGTCCAAACGAGGCCCTGATCGTATCCGGCGGTACAAAACTGCGGAAGATCAAGGTCGGTGGCCGCTCATTTGTCATTCCGATCCTTGAGAAGCCCCAGGTGCTGTCGCTGGAGGTTATGACGCTGAACGTCGTCACCGAGCGCGTCTACACTCAAGAAGGCGTGGCGGTTTCCGTGGACGGCGTGGCGCAGGTGAAGGTTGGCAGGAGCGAGGAGGCGATAAGGACGGCGGCGGAGCAGTTTCTTGGCAAGTCCCGCAGGAAGTCGCGCGCATCGCTCTGCAGACCCTTGAGGGCCAGCAGCGCGCCATCCTGGGCACAATGA